One region of Leucoraja erinacea ecotype New England chromosome 10, Leri_hhj_1, whole genome shotgun sequence genomic DNA includes:
- the LOC129700922 gene encoding protein shisa-like-2A codes for MSADCSGYYNIENIFVSNFTCPKPEGNLGAKYCCGFNDIKYCCDDPNSFFPYAYNYMWWLSIWALVGLSIAAVVLLAFVITVCVLCYLFICTKPHSRLDNGLDLQILGTEQILETPNQSSGPNTIQKQLQSRRLDYSRPNQPPEPDRLFQRCFMATVTRINIQGSS; via the exons ATGAGTGCCGATTGCAGCGGCTATTATAATATCGAAAATATCTTCGTTTCTAATTTCACGTGTCCCAAACCCGAAGGCAATCTCGGCGCCAAATACTGCTGCGGCTTTAACGACATCAAATATTGCTGTGATGACcctaacagcttcttcccgtacGCCTACAACTACATGTGGTGGTTAAG TATCTGGGCTCTGGTGGGGCTTTCCATAGCTGCTGTGGTTCTCCTGGCTTTCGTCATCACGGTTTGTGTTTTGTGCTACCTTTTCATCTGCACTAAACCACATTCTCGACTGGATAATGGATTAGATCTGCAAATACTGG GTACTGAACAAATATTGGAAACTCCGAATCAGTCTAGTGGACCAAACACCATTCAGAAGCAACTTCAGAGTCGGAGGTTAGATTATAGCCGGCCAAATCAGCCACCTGAACCTGACCGATTGTTCCAGAGATGTTTCATGGCTACTGTGACAAGAATTAACATACAAGGATCCTCCTAA